A single region of the Podospora pseudopauciseta strain CBS 411.78 chromosome 1, whole genome shotgun sequence genome encodes:
- a CDS encoding hypothetical protein (COG:S; EggNog:ENOG503P1IQ), which translates to MPAGKTLDEFGRDEYGLPGDKQWASKYLLEPLYEPEPSQVCATRFTPLPPSPPASTKSPTTPTRSAVGSIRRKFQHTRNVSYTEGDEEEQPFLRRLLSRTSSIRSTRSSLSLNRQLPPSPPGADRTLSTRSAIPLRPSHNRNWSQGTILSRANSVATSTPTSPRPPSKMSNQFFPSTTTTTTRNRSSSLNHPPPPPSDESFPIRRGNSLRLKDRYPGDQSHRPLAMLSSSHRAANRHVRPTSSHARPFADPIDQLDQSSPFSPYHHPGPYDPTLIPYNTNKKYSPLEAVKSSNEEAIKATPVEYVKDSLTKHVPLQGTAVVPPGERDVMTGRRMGEYQEGADLMREQSAGGGAYKRWPGVEYREGDLKGKGEGWYSGVGAAEEEERRRVAKKRGGYLARSISGDGKGGAYEMQQPSQRGLMASGSEEKDGGVRQRQRVVDNEEGTAMLPEQVVEEGSYRGGLERSKSGRASGGLGEKLKRKFGSLRGRKERRVGDGDYY; encoded by the exons ATGCCAGCTGGGAAGACGCTGGACGAATTTGGCAGGGATGAATATGGCCTGCCAGGAGACAAGCAATGG GCTTCAAAATATCTCTTAGAGCCACTATATGAGCCTGAACCAAGCCAGGTTTGCGCAACAAGATTTACACCCCTgccaccatcgccaccagcttcaacaaagtcgccaacaacaccaacccgcTCGGCAGTTGGCAGCATCCGACGAAAGTTTCAGCACACCAGGAACGTATCTTATACCGAAGGTGACGAAGAAGAACAGCCTTTTCTCCGTCGTCTCCTGAGCAGAACAAGCAGCATCCGAAGCACCCGCAGCAGTCTCAGTCTGAACAGGCAACTcccgccctcaccaccaggaGCAGACCGCACCCTATCCACCCGCTCAGCCATTCCACTCAGACCAAGCCACAACCGCAACTGGTCCCAAGGCACAATCCTCTCCCGCGCCAACAGCGTAGCAACTTCCACACCAACATCCCCCAGACCCCCCAGCAAAATGTCCAACCAgttcttcccctccaccaccaccaccaccacccgcaaccgctcctcctccctcaaccaccccccaccacccccatcagaCGAATCCTTCCCCATCCGCCGCGGCAACTCCCTCCGCCTCAAAGACCGCTACCCAGGAGACCAATCCCACCGTCCCCTAGCTatgctctcctcctcccaccgcgCCGCCAACCGCCACGTCCGCCCCACCTCTTCCCACGCCCGTCCCTTTGCCGACCCAATAGACCAGCTGGACCAgtcctcccccttttccccctaccaccaccctgGCCCGTATGACCCCACGCTGATCCCGtacaacaccaacaagaagTACTCTCCCCTGGAGGCGGTCAAATCCTCCAACGAGGAGGCGATCAAGGCTACGCCGGTGGAGTATGTAAAGGACAGCTTGACGAAGCATGTGCCGCTGCAGGGGACGGCGGTTGTGCCGcctggggagagggatgttatgacggggaggaggatgggggagtATCAAGAGGGGGCTGATTTGATGAGGGAACAAAGTGCGGGTGGGGGCGCGTATAAGAGGTGGCCTGGGGTGGAGTAcagggagggggatttgaaggggaagggggagggttggtattctggggttggggctgctgaggaggaggaaaggaggCGGGTGGCtaagaagaggggggggtaTTTGGCTAGGAGTATTagtggggatgggaaggggggtgctTATGAGATgcagcagccttctcagAGGGGTTTGATGGCTAGTGGGAGTGAAGAgaaggatgggggggtgaggcagaggcagagggtgGTTGATAATGAGGAGGGGACGGCCATGTTGCCGGAgcaggttgttgaggaggggtcgtatcggggggggttggagaggagtAAGAGTGGGAGGGCGAgcggggggttgggggagaagttgaagaggaagtttgggagtttgaggggaaggaaggagaggagggttggtgatggggattATTACTGA